The following coding sequences lie in one Leptospiraceae bacterium genomic window:
- the ilvC gene encoding ketol-acid reductoisomerase yields MAKIYYDDSCDIREIQNYTIAVLGYGSQGHAQAQNMRDSGLNVIIGLPLRSKSRSKAEEDGFEVFEPYEACEQAQIIQVLTPDQTQLQLYQESIAPNLKEGKALVFSHGFNIHFEVIQPPPFVDVYMVAPKGPGHLVRRVFVEGGGVPALMAIHQDATGRAKQRALAHAAAIGAGRAGILETTFRDETETDLFGEQAVLCGGLTSLIIKGFETLVEAGYDPDIAYFECLHEVKLIVDLIYEGGIANMRHSISDTAEYGDLTRGPRIVDDHVKQNMKSILEEIQKDKGAKFAKEWLNEAKNGYPNFYRLREEGQKHLIEETGKKLRAMMKFLKK; encoded by the coding sequence ATGGCAAAAATTTACTATGACGATTCTTGTGATATACGAGAAATCCAGAACTATACCATTGCGGTTTTAGGTTATGGAAGCCAAGGTCATGCTCAAGCCCAGAACATGCGAGATTCAGGGTTAAACGTGATCATTGGTTTGCCGCTACGTTCCAAATCACGTTCCAAAGCCGAAGAAGATGGTTTCGAGGTTTTTGAACCTTATGAGGCATGTGAGCAAGCTCAAATTATCCAAGTTTTGACCCCAGATCAGACGCAACTCCAACTTTACCAAGAGAGCATAGCTCCAAATCTAAAAGAAGGTAAGGCTTTAGTATTTTCTCACGGCTTTAATATTCATTTTGAAGTCATTCAACCTCCACCTTTTGTTGATGTTTACATGGTGGCTCCCAAAGGTCCGGGACATTTGGTTCGTCGAGTTTTTGTTGAAGGGGGAGGTGTACCCGCATTGATGGCAATCCATCAGGATGCCACAGGAAGGGCAAAACAACGAGCATTGGCACACGCAGCGGCAATTGGAGCAGGACGTGCTGGGATTTTGGAGACCACGTTTCGTGATGAAACCGAAACAGATTTATTTGGTGAACAAGCTGTTCTTTGTGGAGGGCTTACATCATTGATCATTAAAGGCTTTGAGACCTTAGTGGAAGCTGGCTATGATCCTGATATTGCTTATTTTGAGTGTCTTCATGAAGTAAAACTGATTGTGGATTTGATTTACGAAGGCGGTATTGCTAACATGAGGCATTCTATTTCAGATACCGCTGAGTATGGGGATTTGACACGTGGACCAAGAATAGTGGATGACCATGTAAAGCAAAACATGAAGTCAATTTTAGAAGAAATCCAAAAAGACAAAGGAGCAAAATTCGCAAAAGAATGGTTAAACGAAGCCAAAAATGGTTATCCAAATTTTTATCGATTACGAGAAGAGGGACAAAAACACT